DNA from Flavobacteriales bacterium:
GCTCACATGGACGGCACGGCCTTCGATGCGGATATCGCGCACCAGCCCAAGGGCCACGATGTCCTTCTTCAGGTCGGGCTCAATGATGCGCGATAGGGCGGAACGGACCGCGTCTGGCGTTACCGGCATGACAAAGGGTGGGCGAAATTAGGCAACCCCGGACCCTGTCCCGACACGTCCGCAAGGGCTACGGGCGGAGCGGCCCGCTAGTGCTGCCCCGCCTTCCCGGAGCCGCCTGGCGCCGGAATCGACACCTCCACGCCATCGTTCTCCAACAGCCAGAGCTGTGCCATGGAGGGGTCATCGAAGTAGGCTACGCTGGCCGCAGAGGCCGGAATGGTGCTGACCATGTTGTCCACTGCGATTACCTGGAGGCCATCGGTGCCGCTCACGATTGCGATGCGGACCAGGCCGGCCTCGAGGAGCCTCGGAATCACCTCCCGCTCGCTCCAAGCCCGGTCCGCGAAGAGGATGGAGCCCAGGCCACGGGAGTCGCTCAGGAAGTGCTTCAGCCCGAAATCCCTCACGGCCTTGAGCACAGCAAGCGAGGGCGCGCGATAGGCCTCTCCGGTCGCGCTGCACCGCCAGGTGAGCCGAACCAGATGCTGTTGCGGGTGGACCTCCACCTGGGCGTGGTCGCTGGAAAAGGTGATCTGCGCTTCCATGGCTGATCCGATTGAGCCAGCAAGCTAATGCGCGACGGAACGGATTGCACGGCCCGCCCCGGAAAGCGCCTCCGCTCCTTGCGGATCCACCACTTCTGGGAGCACGGCCCGGCTCCTCTTCCGCCGCTCAGAGCCGAAGCTCGGTCACCGGATCCCAGAACCGGGCTGCGAAGTCCACCACTTGGTCGTCCTTCACACGCACGCCTTCCCCCTCCAGCAGCTTCTGCATGCGGTCATCCGGGCCGAAGTGGTGCTTGCCGGTGAGGATGCCCGCGCTGTTCACCACGCGATGCGCCGGTACGGGCGGCTTCACGGTGTGGCTGTTATTCATGCAATACCCGACGATACGGGCCGACCGTGCCGCACCAAGGTACTTGGCGATCGCGCCATAGCTCGTCACCCGCCCGCACGGGATCCGGCGCACCACATCCATCACATCAGCGAAGAAGTCACGCTGCTGGACCGCCCCCGCTCGCAGCTGCTTCCTAGGTGCTTTGCCGTTCGCGCCCATGATCATGCCGCTGGTCGTGCAGCGATCCATCGCCTGAAGCGTTCCACAGCATCGGTGCCGGAGAGGTCGGGCTTGGCCGGAATCGGCATCCGTCCGGCTGAGGTGCACCGCTGGCAAAGCCTGTCGAGCTCGGATACGCGCACCACATATGACCACGGAACCTCGCTCCGCGCACCGGATGAGGTCGTGCCCACGAACCGATCCGCATCGACCGTGAATCGCCGCTCCTCGTTGACTTGTTGATTGTCCTTTCGACTGGCCCATGCGGCAAGGACCACCATTCGAATGACCGGCAGGGAAAAGAGCACAAGCCCGTGGAAGCGGAGCGCCCCTGCCGCGGAAAGGAACGCGCAGGCCCCGACACCGACGAACACGGCATGCAACCACCACGCCTTGCGAAGCCAAGCCTTCATCAGCAGCCAGGGATACACCGACCGCGTGAGGCGCATGGGCTTGAGCGTGATGGCATCCATGCCTCAGTCCAGCGAGAACCGGACGTAATGGATCGTACGGCCTTCCTCCAGCCACATGCTCTCGTAGTAGGTCCGGATGCCCAGGACAGCCTGTTCCTCAGGCGATGCGCGATGCATGAGGTCGGCATAGATGTCGGCGCTATGCTCATGGATGCGCAAACCCTGCTCTTCGATCATCTCCAGCGTGTATTCGTACAGCACCGGGCTGTCGGTCTTCAGGTGCACCAGTCCCCCGGGCTTCAGGATCTCCTTGTAGCGCGCAAGGAAGATCGGGCTGGTGAGGCGCTTGCGGGGCTTGCCCAGCTGCGGGTCGCTGAAGGTGAGCCAGACCTCATCCACCTCCTGCGGACCGAAGCACCGCGTGACATGGTCAACATGGGTGCGCAGGAAACCCACGTTGCTCAGGCCTTCCTCCCGCGCATTCCGGGCACCGCGCCAGATGCGTGCGCCTTTGATGTCCACCCCGATGTAGCACCGCTCCGGATTCAGCCGAGCCAGGCCCAGGGTGTATTCGCCGCGCCCGCAGCCCAGTTCGAGCACCAAGGGCGCCTCGCGCTGGAAGAAATCAGCGTTCCAGCGGCCTTTCAGCGGGAAGCTGCCCTGCACGAGCTCCTCGAACGCGGGCTGCACCACATGCTCGAAGGTGAGGTTCTCGGCGAAGCGAGCCAGTTTGTTCTTACCCATGCTTTACCCGGCTGCACGCGGGCCTACCGGAGAGGGGCGCGAAGGTAGCCCCCGGGCGATAGCCGGCGGGTTGTCGAACTTGCCGCAGCTTAACGATCGCATCACGTCGCCGCACGCACCTTCGCCGACATGTTCAACGGAGCCCGCATCCTGGTTGCACCGCTCGACTGGGGCCTGGGCCACGCATCGCGGTGCGTGCCGATCATCCGCAGGCTGGTCGAACTCGGCGCGCAACCGGTGATCGGGGCCGACAAGGGCCCGCTGGAGCTGCTCCGCCGGGAATTCCCTGACCTGGAGCATGTGGTGCTGCCCGGTGTCGAGATTCGCTACGGCCGCGGCCCCAGCCAGCTATGGAGCATGGCCCGCCAGTTCCCGGCCATGGTGCGGAGCGTGCACGCCGAGCGGGCGCTCTTCGAACGGCTCCGGCCGGAACTGCGGCTGAACGCGGTGATCAGCGACCAGCGGTTCGGCATCCGCAGCCCCGACCTCCACAGTGTGCTCATCACGCACCAGGTCTTCCCGTACACGCCCTTCGCGCAACGCGCCTTGCGCCGGGTGAATCGCCTGCACATCAGCCGCTTCAACCGCTGCTGGGTGATGGATGAACCGGAAGCGCCGGGGCTGGCCGGCGAACTCTCCCATGGACGCCCGTGGCCTGGCAATGCGCGATACATCGGAACAGTGAGCCGGCTGCAGCGGGAAGGGCCTGCGGAGGGCCCTTATGATACGGTAGCGGTGATCAGCGGCCCGGAGCCCCAGCGCACGCTCCTCGAGCACCGGCTCATCAGCCAACTGTCCTCACTTCCCGGCCGCCACCTCCTCGTGCTCGGGCTGCCTGGCTTGGACCGCCAGGAACAGGTGGGGACGCTGGCCATCCGTGCCCATCTCGATGGGGCTGCGCTCGGTGCGGCCCTGCGCGGGGCCCGCCTTATCATCTCGCGGAGCGGCTACACCACCCTGATGGACCTCGCGGCCTTGGGACGCTCGGCTCTCGTTGTGCCCACTCCCGGTCAGCTGGAGCAGGAATACCTGGGTGAGCTGCATCGCCGCACCGGGCGTTTCGTGGTGCAGGTGCAGGAAGCGCTCGACGTGCGCCGCGCGCTCCGCGAAGCGCTGCCACCCCGAGCTGAGCCGGTGAGCGCGCACGCACCGCTTCTGGAAAGCGCCTTGGAAGAGCTGGCGGCCGCCCTCTGCTGAGGCACTCCCGTTACTTTGCGGCCATGCCGAAACGGTACGCCCTTCTTCTTTGCTCCCTTTCCTACGCACTGGCAACGGCAGCGCAGGACGACCTGGACCAGCGGCTCAACCGGCTGATGGAACATGGCGCACGGCTTCGCGAGCAGCAGCAGGCCCTCACCGCCAGGCTCGACTCGACCAAGCTGGCCATCATCCGGCGCGACCTGCTCGCCAAAGGCCTGCCGAAGCTCGAGGCCGGCGAGACCCTCATCACGCACCCGGGCCACCTGCTCGTGTACAGCGAACGGCACGAGCAGGCCAAATGGGTCGCGCACATCGCTTCGCCGGACCTCATCACCGGCAGCCTGGCCCGCATCGACTCATTCCTTCCCGATCCCAAGGTGAGCACGGGCACCGCGGTCACGGCCGATTACTGGAACAGCGGTTACGACCGCGGGCACCTGGTGCCGAGCGCCGATATGCGGTGGAACGGCGATGCCCTGCTGGCCACCTACTACTACAGCAACATCAGCCCGCAGAAGCCTGAGCTGAACCGCGGCACGTGGGCGGAGCTGGAGGATTGGGGGCGCCGCTACGTGAACTTCAGCAAGCGCCGGGTATTCGTGGTCACAGGCCCTGTGCTCCGGGAGGACCTGCCCACCCTGCAGAAAGCGGACAGGAAGAATGAGGTGAGCATCCCGGAGCTCTTCTGGAAGGTGATCGCCGACCTGGATGGCGAGCAGCCCAAGGCCATTGCCTTCGTGATGCGGAATGCCGCACAGGAATACCCGCCCATCAGCTACGCCGTCCCCGTGGACAGCGTGGAGCGCCTCACCGGCCTGGACTTCTTCCATGCGCTGGACGATGCCACGGAAGCGCGCATCGAGGCCATGCGCGAGCCGCAGGACTGGTATGCCGAGGGCGATCCCTTCTTCGGCGAGGCCGAGCCGTTGCGGGCACCGCTCCCCAAGGGCATGTTCAACACGGTGCAGGCGAAATACCACATCGGCAAGACGGCCACGGTATGCGGCACCGTGGTGAGCACCCGCAAGACCGCGAAGGCCAAGGCCATCTACCTCAACTTCGACCGGATGCACCCGCATCAGGACTTCTATGCCACCATCTGGGAGTACAACGGGCCCAATTTCAGCTACGACCCTGAGACCCATTTCCTTCAGAAGAAGGTCTGCGTAACGGGCAAGGTGACGGTGTTCGACGACATCCCCCGTATCAGCATCAACAACGAGAATGAAGTGATGCTCTACGACGAGGCCGTGACCGGGCGCTGATCAATCGGGACGCTGCAGCGTGAAGGTGAATGTGGTGCCCTTGCCCTCCACGCTTTTCACCGTGATGCTCTGCCCATGGGCATCGATGATGTGCTTGACGATGGCCAGGCCCAGTCCCGAGCCGCCCTCGTTCCGGGCGCGGCTCTTGCCCACTCTGTAGAAGCGCTCGAACAGCCGCGGAAGGTGCTCGGGGCTGATGCCGATGCCATCGTCCGCCACCTCCACGGCCACCTGGTCGCCGAGCAGGTAGCTTGAAACGTGGCAGCCCCCCCCCTCACGGCCGTAGTTGATGGCATTCGTGAACAGGTTCACCAGCACCTGCATCAGCCGATCGCGATCCACCCGCACAGGTGTGCCGCGCTCCACGCCGTTGACCAGCTTCACCCCTTTGGATGCGCTCTGCAGTTCAAGGGATTCGATGGCGTCGCGCACCACCTCATGGAGGTCCACCACCGCAAGCCGGAGGTCCATAACGCCGCTCTCGAGCTTCGAGATCATGTCCAGGTCCTCCACGATCTTCATCAGGCGGTCGACTCCGTTGGAGGCGCGCTCCAGGAAGTCGCGGTTCACCTTCTCGTCCTCCAGCCCGCCTTCCAGCAGCGTAAGGATGTAGCCTTGGATGTTGAAGATGGGCGTCTTCAGCTCATGGGCCAGGTTGCCTATGAATTCGCGGCGGAACTTCTCGCGTTCCTGCAGCTCGCGGATCTCCGTGCGCCGCTCGCTGGCCCATTCCGCCACCTCCGCATTCACCCTGCTGAGCTCATCGCCCGCAGCGGTCCGCTCCGGCGCAGGCCTCCCGCGCCGCAGATCGTGAACGGTGCGATAGAGCGTCTTGATCCGCCCATGCACGAAACGCTCGATGCCGAATGAGAACGTTGCGTATGCCACCCCGAGGATGGCCAGCGCGCACAGGAACGGCCACCAGGGCGCCAGGGATGAACCGGCGATGTCGGCGCCCATGCCAGCCAGCAGGCCACCGATGGCCGCCACCGCCATGGAGGCGAGCAATGCGATCTGGCGTGGGGTGAGTTGGCCCATGACGGTGCGTGCCGGCACGTAGGGCAAGTTTACCCCCGAGCGGGGATGCCCGACAGGCAGGACCGGTGATTTAACCTTTCCGAAACACAGGCCGGGTAGCTTGCGCCGCCATTCCCCATGCGCTTCGGGCTGATCGAGTTCCTTACCCTCGCTGGGTCGCTGGGCCTCTTCATCTATGGGATGAAGGTGATGAGCGAAGGCCTCCAGAAAGTAGCGGGGCGCCGCATGCGCAACGTGCTGGCCAGCATGACGGCCAACCGCTTGCGGGGCGTCCTCACGGGCTTGGTGAGCACCGGGGTGATCCAGAGCAGCAGCGCGGCCACCGTGATGGTGGTCGGCTTCGTGAACGCCGGATTGCTTTCGGTGCGTCAGGCGATCAGCGTGATCATGGGCGCCAACATCGGCACCACCTTGAAGGCCGTGCTGTTCAGCTGGGCGGTGTTCGCCGATGTGAGCATCACCAAGCTGGCCATCCCCATCATCGGCATCGCCTTCCCGCTGCTGTTCATGAGGGCGCCTCGGGCCCGAGCAGGCGCCGAATTCCTGCTAGGCGCAGCCCTGCTCTTCCTCGGCATCGAGTTCCTCAAGCAGTCGGTCCCCGCCCCCTCGCCGGAGGCGCTGCGCTTCCTCCATGGGCTCAGCGACCGGGGCATGCTCTCCGTGGTGCTGTTCGTGCTCATCGGCGCCGCGCTGGCGGCGGTCATCCAGTCCTCGAGCGCCTCCATCGCACTCACCCTGGTGCTCTGCGAGAACGGGACCATCGGCTATGACATGGCCGCAGCGCTGGTGCTGGGCGAGAACATCGGCACCACGGTAACGGCGAACATCGCCGCCCTTGTGGCCAGTGCATGGGCCAAGCGCACGGCACGCGCCCACCTGCTGTTCAACCTCATCGGCGTGGCCTGGGCGCTGCTCCTGTTCAGGCCATACCTCGACCTCATCGACCGCTACGTGGCAGCCACCTTCGGCGCCTCGCCCTATTACGACCATGCCTCGATCATGTGGGCGCTCACCGCGCTCCACATCAGCTTCAATGTGACCAACACCCTGCTGCTGGTCGGATTCGTGCCCCTGCTTGAGCGCATCGTTACATGGATGGTGCCCGCCCGCACCCAGCTGGATGAGGAATACCGGCTGGAATACCTCGATGCTGACATCCCCCTCTCCCCCGAGGTCTCCCTCATCGAGGCACGTCGTGAGATCGCCCGATTCGGCCGTGTCACCCATGAGATGCTGGGCATGACGCGCGAACTGCTCACCGCGCGCGAGAGCGTGCAGCGCGACCGGCTCATGCAGCGCATGGCCCGATACGAGCAGCTCACCGACCGCATCGAGGTGGAGGTGGGCAAGTACCTTACCAAGACCAGTACCGAGGCGCGCAACGAGGAGGTCACCCAGCGCATCCGCGGCATGCTCAGCATCGTGGGCGACCTGGAGCGCGTGGGCGACATCTTCTTCCAGATGAGCAAGGCCATGGAGCGCAAGCTCGATGACCGCGTCTGGTTCACACCGGAGCAGCGGCAGGACCTCTCCGGCATGCTCGACCTGCTGGACCAGGCCTTCGAGGTGATGCACCGCAACCTGGATGCGGACCAGGACCTCGTGCGGCTGGATGAGGCCGTGGAGGCCGAGCAGCGCATCAATGCCTTGCGCGACCAACTGAGGCACAAGCATTGGAAGAGCATCGAGGAGGGCGACTACAACGTTCGCAGCGGCCTCGTCTACCACGATCTGTTCAGCAGCTGCGAGAAGGTGGGCGACCACCTGATCAACGTCTCCGAGGCGCTCGCCGGCGAGATGTGACCGCGCCCCTCAGGGCGCCACCTTCACCGGATCGCTGACCACCGTATTGCTGGTGTGCAGTGCGCGGTCAACCAAGCGCGCGGAGATGCGGACGGTATCGAACGGATTGCCCGGCACGATGGGCCAAGGCTTCAACGCCACGGCAATCTCCCCCTCCAGCGCCTTATTCTGGCCGGTGGGTGTGATGCGCGGGATGCGGTAGTACAGCGGGAGCGCGAAGTCCACGCGCGTCCACACGCCGTTCCGGAGCTCATCGTAATCCAGGAAGAGGTTGTGGTAGTAGGTCGACCCGGTGTCGAACGGCGGCTGATTGTCACCGCCGTCCAGGCCCACATCCCCGTCACCATCGGTGAAACCGATGACGAAGGAGGCCGAATCCTGGTATTGGGTGAACGATCGGAAGGTGATGACCGGCTCCACCGGGAACTCCTCCGGCTTGCGGCAGCCGAGCACCGCCGCCATGGCGATGGCCAGGAGCCCGGCTACTTTTACCCGCGAGGTGCGCATCGGTCGCATTGTTCCAAAGGTATGCCGCCAGCGGTGCCACAGCCCAGCCCCACCCTCTTCCGGGAGCAGGTCCTGGCCGTCCGCACCGCTGAGGAGTTCAACGCCGCCGCCCTTGGATTATTCCGTCTGCATGCCTCCTCGAACCCTGTGTACCGGGGATTCCTTGAAGGACTGGGGCAGGACCCGGCCGAGGTGCGCGAGGTGGCTGGCATCCCGTTCCTCCCCATCACGGCGTTCCGCCGGCATACCGTGCTGCTTGAGGGGCTCAAGCCCACGATCACGTTCACCAGCAGCGGCACCACCGCCTCCGTCACCAGCCGGCACCCCGTGCCCTGGCCGGACCTCTACGAGCGGTCCTTCATGGCTTCCTTCACTGCTGCCTATGGCCCGCCTCAGGGTTGGCGCATACTGGCGCTGCTGCCCTCCTACCTCGAGCGCTCGGGCAGCTCTTTGGTCCATATGGCTGAGCGCCTCATCGCGGCCACGGGCGATGCGCTCAGCGGCACCTACCTCTACCGGTACGACGAGCTGGCGGAGGCGCTCCGCCGCTCGGAGGCAGAAGGCCGGCCCACCCTGCTGCTCGGCGTCACCTTCGCCCTCCTCGACCTGGCCGAGCACCATCCGATGCCGCTGCGCCATACCGTGATCATGGAGACGGGCGGCATGAAAGGGCGCCGGCCCGAATTGGTGCGGGAGGAGCTGCACCGGATACTGCGTGAGGCCTTCGGGGTGCCGGCCATCCACAGCGAGTACGGCATGACGGAACTGCTCTCGCAGGCCTGGAGCGGCGGGGAGGGCGTATACCGGTGCCCGCCGTGGATGCGGGTACGCATACGCGAGGTGAACGACCCGTTCGCTACGGTGCCGGACGGCCGAACGGGAGGCCTCGACATCATCGACCTCGCCAACGTGGCCAGTTGCCCCTTCATCAGCACGCAAGACCTGGGGCGCAGGCACCAGGACGGGGCCTTCGAGGTGCTGGGCCGCTTCGACAACAGCGATGCGCGGGGGTGCAACCTGCTCCTTGAGGTCTAGCCCGCCACCTTCACCAGGAAGTAGTTCTTCTTGCCCCGTTGCAGCAGGAGGAAACGCCGATCGGCATCCGCAGTCCACGCCTCCTCCACCTTCTGGCGATTCACGCTGATGCTGCCTTCCTTCAAGGCACGCTTCGCTTCGCCCTTGCTGGGAAGGAAGCCCGTCAGCTCCGTGAGCAGATCGGTGATTGCGGCGCCCATGAGGCGCTCGCGCGGAACCTCGGCCTGCGGCACCCCCTCAAACACCTCGAGCCATTGCCGGTCCGTGAGGCGGTCCAACGCATCGGCCGTGGCATTGCCGAAGAGGATCTCGCTCGCCTGCTGCGCAGCCTTCAGCTCTTCCCGGCCATGGACCCGGCTCGTGATCTCCTCCGCCAGCGCCCTCTGCAAGGCCCGCTGGTGCGGCGCCTTGGCATGCTCGGCAATCAGGGCCTCCACCCGCTCCTGCTCCCAGGTGGTGAAGATCCGCAGGCACTTCTCCGACTCCGCGTCGGCAGTATTGAGCCAGAACTGGTAGAACCTGTAAGGCGAGGTGCGCTTCGCATCGAGCCAGATGTTGCCGCCCTCGCTCTTGCCGAATTTGCTGCCATCGGCCTTGGTGAGCAGCGGCGTGGTGATGGCGAAGGCAGGGTTGCTGACGGCCTCCTCTCCCCCCATGCGCCGGATGAGCTCCGTACCGGTGGTGATGTTGCCCCACTGGTCGCTGCCCCCCATCTGGAAGCGCACGCCCTTGTGCTTCCAGAGCCAGTAGAAGTCGTAACCCTGCACCAGCTGATAGCTGAACTCGGTGAAGCTGATGCCCGTCTCCAAGCGGCTCTTCACGCTGTCCTTCGACATCATGTAGTTCACGGTGATGTGCTTGCCCACCTCACGGATGAAGCGCAGGAAGCCCATGTCCTTGAACCAGTCGTAGTTGTTCACGAGCTCGGCCGCGTTCGGGCCGCTGAAATCGATGAAGCGCTCGAGCTGCGCCTGCACGCAAGCCTGGTTATGGCGCAGCGCATCCTCGTCGAGCAGGTTGCGCTCGGCGCTCTTGCCGCTGGGATCGCCCACCATGCCAGTGGCGCCGCCGACCAGCGCGATGGGCGTGTTGCCGCAGCGCTGGAAGTGCACCAGCATCATGATCTGTACCATGTTGCCCACATGGAGGCTGTCCGCCGTGGGGTCGAAGCCGATGTAGCCGCGCTGGGGGCCCTTGGACAATTGCTCCTCGGCGCCGGGCATGCTGTCATGCAGCAGGCCTCGCCAGCGCAGTTCCTCGATATAGTTCCTCATGACGCTTCACCCGCCCGGCGGGCGGCAGCGAAGGTAGCCGGAGGCGGGCGGAGGGGCTACCTTTCGCTCCCCCGCATGGATCTCGTAACCGGCGCCACCGGCATCGTGGGCACGCATGTGCTCCTCGAGCTCCTCCGTGCCGGGAGGCCGGTGCGTGCGCTGCACCGCGCCGACAGCGATCGGGGAATCGTGCAGCGGGTCTTCCGCCACTATGGCCACGAGGGGTTGGCCGGCCGCATCGAATGGGCCCAAGGCGACCTTCAGGATGTCGACGCACTGCGCGATGCGCTACAGGGCATCACGCACGTCTATCATGCCGCAGCGGTCGTGAGCTTCGACCCGCGCCACGCACGGTCGATGTATGCGGTGAACGCGGGGGGAACTGCGAATCTCGTGGACATGGCCCTGGAGGCGGGTGTGTGCAGGCTGTGCCACGTAAGCTCCACCGCAGCCATCGGGTCCGCCGGCGCCGGTGCGGTGCGGGATGAGTCGATGCCCTGGGCCGACGTGGCGGGGACATCGGACTACTCCCGCAGCAAGCATCTGGCGGAAATGGAGGTGCAGCGCGGCATCGCGGAAGGGCTTGATGCAGTGATCGTGAACCCGAGCGTGATCATCGGGCCCGGTGCCCCGGGCCGCAGCAGCATGGCGCTCCTCACCCGGCTCCGCAAGGGAACACGCTTCTACACGCGGGGCACCAATGCATTCGTCGATGCCCGCGACGTGGCGGCATGCATGGTGGCCCTCATTGAGCGCGGCTCCTGCGGCGAACGCTACCTGATCCCCGGCGAGAACGCCACCTACCGCAGCCTGTTCGAGGCCGCCTGCCGCGCATTCGGGAACCCGGCGCCTACCTGGGAGGCGAAGGCATGGATGCTCCATCTGGCCTGGAGGGCGGAACGGCTGCGCAGCCTGCTCACGGGCTCCTCTCCCTTGGTCACCCGCACCGCCGTTGCCAGCGCCCTTGCGCGCCGCTCGTACAGCGGCGCTAAGGCTGCGGAGCTCCTGGGCTACCGGTTCAGGGCCTTGGAGGAGTCCGTGGCCAACGCGGCATCCTTCGCCGCCGCTGCATCGTGAAGGCGCTCGTCCTTCATCACCCGCAGCCGCTCCACAACAGCTTCATACACCGCCTGCATCGCCTCCGGCCGGGCGGCATAGTGGTCGAAGCTCCTGCGGAATGCCGCGCTGTCGATGCCATGCTCCGCGAATACCTCGGCATAGCAGCTATCCGGATCCGAGGTCGCTGGCTGCATCATGGCGATCTCCTGATTCAGCCGCGCCTCCACCAGCGTCATGTCGACCATGATGCCCACGAACCGCTCCCGGGGCAGTACCTCTTCCGGCACGGGGTCTGCAGGGCGGCAGCCGCACGCGAGCAGGAGCAGCAGAATGGCAACGGGCCTCATCGGTCGAACATGAGCCGCTCTCCGCGCGCATCGCCGTCCACCCGGCCATCGGCGTAGACCTGCCGGCCATTCACCCAGGTGCGCAGGACCTTCGCATGGAACCTCTGGCCCTCAAAGGGCGACCAGCCGCATTTGCTCAGGAGGCCATTGCGCGTGACGGTCCACGGCGCATCGAGGTCCACCAGCACGAGATCGGCCTTGAAGCCCTCGCGCACATAGCCCCGCTCGGCGATGCGGAAGAGCCTCGCGGGCGCGTGACAGAGCTTCTCGACCACCTGCTCGATGGTGAATACGCCTTCGCGCGCCAACTCCAGCATCGCCGGCAGTGCATGCTGCACCAGGGGGCCGCCGCTCGGGCACTGGCGGTACCTCTGTGCCTTCTCCTCGAGCGTGTGAGGCGCATGATCGGTGGCCACCACATCGATGCGGCCCTCGTCCACGGCCCTGCGGATGGCATCGCGGTCGGCTGCTGTCTTCACGGCAGGGTTCCACTTGATCAGGCTGCCCTTCGCGGCGTAGTCGGCATCGGTGAACCAGAGGTGATGGACACAGGCCTCAGCCGTGATGCGCTTACCCTCCACCGGCCCCGGTTCGAAGAGCCCTACCTCCTTCGCCGTGCTGATGTGCAGTACATGCAGGCGCGTACCGAAGGCCTTCGCCCGCGCCACCGCAGTGCTGCTCGAACGATAGCAGGCCTCGGCGCTGCGGATGAACGGATGCTCCTCGATGGGGATGTCCTCTCCGTAGCGTTCGATGCGCCTCTCGAGCTCCTGCCTGATGAGAGGGTCATCCTCGGCATGGATGGCGAGCAGCAGGTGCGCGCGGCGGAAGAGCTCGTCGAGGGCATGCTCCTCGGTGATCACCATGTCGCCGGTGCTGCTCCCGAGGAAGGCTTTGAGCCCGCAGACCCGGCGGGGGTCGGTGCGCACCACCTCCTCGATGTTGCGCTCGCCGCAGCCCATGTAGAAGGAGTAGTTCACCACGCTGGAGGCCGCTCCGAGGCGGTACTTCTCCTCTAGCAGCTCCTGGGTGAGGGTCTGCGGAACGGTGTTGGGCATCTCCATGTAGCTGGTGATGCCGCCAGCGGCTGCGGCCATGCTGCCGTGCGCGATGTCCTCCTTGTGGGTCAGCCCGGGCTCGCGGAAATGGACCTGGTCATCGATGGCGCCCGGCAGCAGGTGGCGTCCGGCAGCATCCACCTCCCGTGCCCCAGGCACCGCGCCGATGCCCTCCGGAGCGACCCTGGCGATCCGATCGGCCTCCAGGAGCACATCGGCCTGCACCGAGAGGCCCTCATTCACTACGACCGCATCTCTTATCAGCGTGCGTTCCATGGCCATCATTTGATCCACCCGCCGAAGCGCATCTGCAGAACGCCGATCATCGCCTCGCGGAAGATGCTGGTGTTCATCTTGCTCGTCCCCTTCTCCCGGTCGATGAAGGTGATGGGCACCTCCGCGATCCGGAACCCTTTCCGCCGGGCGCGGTACTTCATCTCGATCTGGAAGGCATAGCCGACGAACCGCACCTCATCCAGCGGGATCGCCTCCAATACGCGCCGCGTGTAGCAGACGAATCCGGCAGTGGTGTCGCGCACGCCGAGCCAGAGCACGGCGCGCACGTAGAGCGACGCGCAGTAGCTGAGCAGCACACGGTCCCAGCTCCAATCCTTCACATGGCCGCCCTTCACATAGCGCGAGCCCACGCTCATGTCCGCACCGTGGTCTGCGCAAGCCTTGTAGAGGCGGACAAGGTCATCCGGGTCGTGCGAGAAATCCGCATCCATCTCGAAGATGAACGCATAGCCCTCCGCCAACGCCCATTTGAAGCCCGCGATGTACGCCGTTCCCAAGCCGAGCTTGCCCTGTCGCTCGATCAGGTGCACGCGCCCGGGATGCAAGGCCATCATCTCCCGCACGATCGCTGCGGTGCC
Protein-coding regions in this window:
- a CDS encoding MGMT family protein, whose protein sequence is MGANGKAPRKQLRAGAVQQRDFFADVMDVVRRIPCGRVTSYGAIAKYLGAARSARIVGYCMNNSHTVKPPVPAHRVVNSAGILTGKHHFGPDDRMQKLLEGEGVRVKDDQVVDFAARFWDPVTELRL
- the trmB gene encoding tRNA (guanosine(46)-N7)-methyltransferase TrmB — protein: MGKNKLARFAENLTFEHVVQPAFEELVQGSFPLKGRWNADFFQREAPLVLELGCGRGEYTLGLARLNPERCYIGVDIKGARIWRGARNAREEGLSNVGFLRTHVDHVTRCFGPQEVDEVWLTFSDPQLGKPRKRLTSPIFLARYKEILKPGGLVHLKTDSPVLYEYTLEMIEEQGLRIHEHSADIYADLMHRASPEEQAVLGIRTYYESMWLEEGRTIHYVRFSLD
- a CDS encoding glycosyltransferase — translated: MFNGARILVAPLDWGLGHASRCVPIIRRLVELGAQPVIGADKGPLELLRREFPDLEHVVLPGVEIRYGRGPSQLWSMARQFPAMVRSVHAERALFERLRPELRLNAVISDQRFGIRSPDLHSVLITHQVFPYTPFAQRALRRVNRLHISRFNRCWVMDEPEAPGLAGELSHGRPWPGNARYIGTVSRLQREGPAEGPYDTVAVISGPEPQRTLLEHRLISQLSSLPGRHLLVLGLPGLDRQEQVGTLAIRAHLDGAALGAALRGARLIISRSGYTTLMDLAALGRSALVVPTPGQLEQEYLGELHRRTGRFVVQVQEALDVRRALREALPPRAEPVSAHAPLLESALEELAAALC
- a CDS encoding DNA/RNA non-specific endonuclease; its protein translation is MPKRYALLLCSLSYALATAAQDDLDQRLNRLMEHGARLREQQQALTARLDSTKLAIIRRDLLAKGLPKLEAGETLITHPGHLLVYSERHEQAKWVAHIASPDLITGSLARIDSFLPDPKVSTGTAVTADYWNSGYDRGHLVPSADMRWNGDALLATYYYSNISPQKPELNRGTWAELEDWGRRYVNFSKRRVFVVTGPVLREDLPTLQKADRKNEVSIPELFWKVIADLDGEQPKAIAFVMRNAAQEYPPISYAVPVDSVERLTGLDFFHALDDATEARIEAMREPQDWYAEGDPFFGEAEPLRAPLPKGMFNTVQAKYHIGKTATVCGTVVSTRKTAKAKAIYLNFDRMHPHQDFYATIWEYNGPNFSYDPETHFLQKKVCVTGKVTVFDDIPRISINNENEVMLYDEAVTGR
- a CDS encoding ATP-binding protein, which gives rise to MPARTVMGQLTPRQIALLASMAVAAIGGLLAGMGADIAGSSLAPWWPFLCALAILGVAYATFSFGIERFVHGRIKTLYRTVHDLRRGRPAPERTAAGDELSRVNAEVAEWASERRTEIRELQEREKFRREFIGNLAHELKTPIFNIQGYILTLLEGGLEDEKVNRDFLERASNGVDRLMKIVEDLDMISKLESGVMDLRLAVVDLHEVVRDAIESLELQSASKGVKLVNGVERGTPVRVDRDRLMQVLVNLFTNAINYGREGGGCHVSSYLLGDQVAVEVADDGIGISPEHLPRLFERFYRVGKSRARNEGGSGLGLAIVKHIIDAHGQSITVKSVEGKGTTFTFTLQRPD
- a CDS encoding Na/Pi cotransporter family protein, giving the protein MRFGLIEFLTLAGSLGLFIYGMKVMSEGLQKVAGRRMRNVLASMTANRLRGVLTGLVSTGVIQSSSAATVMVVGFVNAGLLSVRQAISVIMGANIGTTLKAVLFSWAVFADVSITKLAIPIIGIAFPLLFMRAPRARAGAEFLLGAALLFLGIEFLKQSVPAPSPEALRFLHGLSDRGMLSVVLFVLIGAALAAVIQSSSASIALTLVLCENGTIGYDMAAALVLGENIGTTVTANIAALVASAWAKRTARAHLLFNLIGVAWALLLFRPYLDLIDRYVAATFGASPYYDHASIMWALTALHISFNVTNTLLLVGFVPLLERIVTWMVPARTQLDEEYRLEYLDADIPLSPEVSLIEARREIARFGRVTHEMLGMTRELLTARESVQRDRLMQRMARYEQLTDRIEVEVGKYLTKTSTEARNEEVTQRIRGMLSIVGDLERVGDIFFQMSKAMERKLDDRVWFTPEQRQDLSGMLDLLDQAFEVMHRNLDADQDLVRLDEAVEAEQRINALRDQLRHKHWKSIEEGDYNVRSGLVYHDLFSSCEKVGDHLINVSEALAGEM